In Triticum aestivum cultivar Chinese Spring chromosome 5B, IWGSC CS RefSeq v2.1, whole genome shotgun sequence, the following proteins share a genomic window:
- the LOC123115947 gene encoding probable calcium-binding protein CML36, giving the protein MTLIILPRPSTLPQLRHHPRLPLSLLLSTLSRDTYEPRTAMKFFGSSTSKKENKGKKRSKRSGNGGSFASTASPSASDDQSVTTPRSVLPSSSGLAAPSGSGTTKKPALVAVTRLELEVALRTVVSTEEELAAMLAEAEAGLALEGIVAAEVADEGELRDTFAVFDADGDGRISAKELRAVLASLGDERCSVEDCRRMIGGVDTDGDGFVCFNEFTRMMMLAP; this is encoded by the coding sequence ATGACCCTTATAATTCTCCCCCGGCCGTCTACTCTTCCGCAGCTCCGCCACCATCCccgccttcctctctctctcctcctgtcCACTCTTTCGCGAGATACGTACGAGCCTAGGACAGCCATGAAGTTCTTCGGTTCCTCCACGTCCAAGAAGGAGAACAAGGGGAAGAAGAGATCCAAAAGGAGCGGCAACGGCGGCTCCTTCGCCTCCACCGCGTCGCCGTCGGCATCAGATGACCAGTCTGTCACAACGCCGAGATCCGTCCTGCCGTCGTCTTCGGGGCTGGCGGCACCGTCCGGCTCCGGGACGACCAAGAAACCGGCCCTGGTCGCCGTGACGCGGTTGGAGTTGGAGGTGGCGCTGCGTACGGTCGTGTCGACAGAGGAGGAGCTGGCCGCGATGCTCGCCGAGGCGGAGGCCGGCCTCGCGCTTGAGGGGATCGTGGCCGCGGAGGTCGCGGACGAGGGCGAGCTGAGGGACACATTTGCGGTGTTTGACGCTGACGGGGACGGGAGGATCTCCGCCAAGGAGCTCCGTGCCGTGTTGGCCTCCCTCGGCGACGAGCGGTGTTCCGTCGAGGACTGCCGCCGCATGATCGGCGGCGTCGACACCGACGGCGACGGCTTCGTCTGCTTCAACGAGTTTACGCGCATGATGATGCTTGCGCCGTGA